In Parasteatoda tepidariorum isolate YZ-2023 chromosome 2, CAS_Ptep_4.0, whole genome shotgun sequence, one DNA window encodes the following:
- the LOC107438764 gene encoding arginine and glutamate-rich protein 1 isoform X2 codes for MGRSRSGSRSPTRHKHKSKHSHKRSHSKDKRERRSKSKKSHSRERSRSRLSKLELNKLDRHSQDGNKKRKRSHSSSSSSSSSDGVSGYSSHLRRLKKMNEVDRLAEMERMRRQKELESRLVEEETSKRIEEIVAKRVEEELEKRKDDIEKEVLRRVEEAKKIMEKQMLEELERRQKLELEAQKSKEVHRSMRILNEELFRHRLYSKLNSTKIILTIIFYEKKKRKSEKSLKEF; via the exons ATGGGACGATCTAGAAGTGGTAGTAGATCTCCTACTAGGCACAAGCATAAAAGTAAACATTCTCACAAGAGATCTCATTCTAAAGACAAAAGAGAAAGAAGAAGCAAATCGAAAAAATCGCATTCTCGGGAACGATCTCGATCGAG attatCAAAGTTAGAATTGAATAAGCTAGATAGACACTCTCAAGATGGTAACAAAAAACG AAAACGCTCTCACTCTTCGTCTTCATCAAGCAGCAGTAGTGATGGTGTCAGTGGTTATAGTTCTCATTTGAggaggttaaaaaaaatgaatgaagttGACAGATTAGCTGAAATGGAGAGGATGAG GAGGCAAAAAGAATTAGAATCTAGACTAGTTGAAGAAGAAACTTCTAAGCGAATTGAAGAAATTGTTGCTAAAAGAGTTGAAGAAGAGCTTGAAAAAAGGAAAGATGATATTGAGAAGGAAGTCTTGCGCAGAGTCGAGGAAGCTaagaaaataatggaaaaacaaATGCTAGAAGAATTAGAACGTCGCCAAAAACTGGAGCTTGAAGCTCAAAAATCTAAGGAG GTGCATCGCAGTATGCGGATTCTGAATGAAGAGCTGTTTCGACACAGGCTGTATAGTAAATTGAATAgcactaaaataatattaactataattttttatga gaagaagaaaagaaaaagcgaGAAGAGCTTGAAAGAATTTTAg
- the LOC107438764 gene encoding arginine and glutamate-rich protein 1-A isoform X1, whose protein sequence is MGRSRSGSRSPTRHKHKSKHSHKRSHSKDKRERRSKSKKSHSRERSRSRLSKLELNKLDRHSQDGNKKRKRSHSSSSSSSSSDGVSGYSSHLRRLKKMNEVDRLAEMERMRRQKELESRLVEEETSKRIEEIVAKRVEEELEKRKDDIEKEVLRRVEEAKKIMEKQMLEELERRQKLELEAQKSKEEEEKKKREELERILEENKRKVDEAHKKLAEERLAMIEEQRRIDEERRRLAKEREKKVKEEQQVILNKGKVRPKLSFSLKPVV, encoded by the exons ATGGGACGATCTAGAAGTGGTAGTAGATCTCCTACTAGGCACAAGCATAAAAGTAAACATTCTCACAAGAGATCTCATTCTAAAGACAAAAGAGAAAGAAGAAGCAAATCGAAAAAATCGCATTCTCGGGAACGATCTCGATCGAG attatCAAAGTTAGAATTGAATAAGCTAGATAGACACTCTCAAGATGGTAACAAAAAACG AAAACGCTCTCACTCTTCGTCTTCATCAAGCAGCAGTAGTGATGGTGTCAGTGGTTATAGTTCTCATTTGAggaggttaaaaaaaatgaatgaagttGACAGATTAGCTGAAATGGAGAGGATGAG GAGGCAAAAAGAATTAGAATCTAGACTAGTTGAAGAAGAAACTTCTAAGCGAATTGAAGAAATTGTTGCTAAAAGAGTTGAAGAAGAGCTTGAAAAAAGGAAAGATGATATTGAGAAGGAAGTCTTGCGCAGAGTCGAGGAAGCTaagaaaataatggaaaaacaaATGCTAGAAGAATTAGAACGTCGCCAAAAACTGGAGCTTGAAGCTCAAAAATCTAAGGAG gaagaagaaaagaaaaagcgaGAAGAGCTTGAAAGAATTTTAgaggaaaacaaaagaaaagttgatgaagctcataaaaaatta GCTGAAGAAAGACTAGCTATGATTGAAGAGCAACGTAGAATTGATGAAGAAAGGAGGAGGCTTGCtaaagaaagagagaaaaaggTTAAAGAAGAAcaacaagtaattttaaacaaaggaaAAGTGAGACCGAAACTTTCTTTTTCACTGAAGCCAGTAGTATGA